In Mytilus edulis chromosome 6, xbMytEdul2.2, whole genome shotgun sequence, the following proteins share a genomic window:
- the LOC139526455 gene encoding collagen alpha-2(VIII) chain-like translates to MDNFQSAFRASNRAAVNNTFCDTLALAEKHPFEKVHSKFCKAVLGLKKTATNIGARSELDCQCSNRETTPAFTSVLTNAQSVSRNVAITFDRVVVNIKDGYDTTTGIFTSPNKGVYNFSSTVMNAQGQTLWVSLYLNDANMSSIWLSPSSQTHEMGTANMILDL, encoded by the exons ATGGATAATTTTCAGTCAGCTTTTAGGGCATCTAATAGAGCTGCAGTAAATAATACTTTTTGTGATACTCTTGCATTAGCAGAAAAACATCCCTTTGAGAAGgttcattctaaattttgtaaagcaGTATTAGGACTGAAAAAGACAGCCACTAACATAGGTGCTAGATCAGAATTAG attGTCAGTGTTCTAACAGGGAGACAACACCAGCATTTACATCTGTTCTCACAAATGCTCAAAGTGTTTCACGAAATGTTGCTATCACGTTTGACAGAGTTGTTGTCAATATTAAAGACGGCTACGACACCACGACAGGTATTTTCACTTCACCTAATAAAGGAgtgtataatttttcatcaacTGTGATGAACGCACAAGGACAAACACTGTGGGTTAGTCTTTACCTGAATGACGCGAATATGTCAAGTATTTGGTTGAGTCCTTCTAGTCAAACTCATGAAATGGGCACAGCTAATATGATATTGGATCTATAA